The nucleotide window AAAACGCACCAGGGATTTATGAAAAATCTGATTGTCCGCAACAGTAATACAGGCGAATGGATGGTAATTGTCGTATTCGGCACACCCGATGAGATAGATCAGCAAAAAGGGTTGTTAGAGCATATAAAAACCAAATTTCCCCAAGTAACAAGCCTTTGGTCGATGATCAATACGAAATTGAACGATTCTGTTGCAGATTTAACTCCCGAACATTATTATGGCAAACCGTATCTAACAGAAAAAATGCTCGGTTTGGAATTTCGGGTTGCGCCAAAAGCATTCTTCCAAACAAACTCACAACAAGCTGAAAATCTTTATAAATTGGCGTGTGATTTTTCACATCTAACAGGTTCGGAGATGGTATATGATTTGTACACAGGTATTGGAACAATAGCAAACTTATTAGCCAAGAATGCAAAATGGGTTGTTGGTGTTGAATATATTGACGAAGCCATCGATAACGCACGCACAAATTCGGAAATAAATGGAATTAAAAATACAACTTTCATAGCAGGCGATATGAGCAAAGTTCTTAGTCAAGCATTTTTTGAGAAGCACGGCCAACCCGATGTTATTGTTACCGACCCTCCACGTGCGGGTATGAATCCCGATGTAATTCAAACCATATTGCAAGCTAGTCCAAAACGAATTGTTTACGTAAGCTGTAACCCCGCAACACAAGCACGCGATATAGCCATGATGTCGTCAAATTATGAAATTAAAAAGGTTCAGCCTGTTGATATGTTTCCCCACACACACCATGTCGAGAATATCGCACTATTAGAGAAAGTTAACAGATAAAACTATATCTATAAATGATAAATGCAACACAAGCCATAATAGCACTACTAAACACCAACGAAGCGTTCCGTCAGCTAAAATACTCTGAAATTCAAAGCATTAAAAAAAGTCACGAAGTTATTAACTACGCACGTGGAGCCTCTATTTTTCTTGAAGGCGAAAAACCGGAAAGCTTACTTTGTTTAATCGAAGGTAAAGTAAAAATATATCAAGAGGGC belongs to Bacteroidales bacterium and includes:
- the rlmD gene encoding 23S rRNA (uracil(1939)-C(5))-methyltransferase RlmD, which gives rise to MKKKSLVYENVEIVDIASEGVAIAKVDGMVVFVPYVAPGDVVDIRVSRKKKSYAKGVAIKFHKQSPFRTEPFCEHFGLCGGCKWQHLDYNKQLYYKAKQVTDNLERIAKVPFPTPLPIIRSEEQRHYRNKLEYTFADKRWFLPHEPFEHGDKHIGALGFHIPGRFDKVLDINNCYLQPALSNEIRLEVKKYCVENNLPFKNLKTHQGFMKNLIVRNSNTGEWMVIVVFGTPDEIDQQKGLLEHIKTKFPQVTSLWSMINTKLNDSVADLTPEHYYGKPYLTEKMLGLEFRVAPKAFFQTNSQQAENLYKLACDFSHLTGSEMVYDLYTGIGTIANLLAKNAKWVVGVEYIDEAIDNARTNSEINGIKNTTFIAGDMSKVLSQAFFEKHGQPDVIVTDPPRAGMNPDVIQTILQASPKRIVYVSCNPATQARDIAMMSSNYEIKKVQPVDMFPHTHHVENIALLEKVNR